The Peribacillus sp. FSL P2-0133 genome has a segment encoding these proteins:
- a CDS encoding NUDIX hydrolase gives MKKFEEKTLSSKKIFTGKVISLQVDDVELPDGKMGKREIIKHPGAVAIIALTADNKIIMVEQYRKALERSLVEIPAGKLEKGEEPVLSAKRELEEETGYECEKMEHIISFYTSPGFADELVHLYVAHNLKKKENAAPLDEDEFVEMLELTLEEAQTYMDEGKIQDAKTAYAVQYLQLKKAMTS, from the coding sequence ATGAAAAAATTTGAAGAAAAAACGCTGTCATCGAAAAAAATCTTCACGGGAAAGGTAATCAGCCTGCAAGTGGATGATGTAGAGCTTCCAGATGGGAAAATGGGTAAACGTGAAATAATCAAACATCCGGGGGCGGTTGCCATCATAGCTCTCACGGCAGACAATAAAATCATCATGGTTGAGCAGTACCGTAAAGCGCTGGAGAGGAGCTTGGTGGAAATTCCTGCAGGAAAGCTGGAAAAAGGCGAAGAGCCGGTTCTGTCGGCTAAACGGGAGCTGGAGGAGGAGACAGGTTATGAATGTGAAAAAATGGAGCACATCATATCCTTCTATACATCCCCGGGTTTCGCCGATGAATTGGTCCACCTGTATGTGGCCCACAATTTGAAAAAGAAAGAAAATGCGGCCCCACTGGATGAAGATGAATTTGTCGAGATGCTTGAACTCACGTTGGAGGAAGCTCAAACTTATATGGATGAAGGGAAAATCCAGGATGCCAAAACGGCATATGCAGTTCAGTATCTGCAGTTGAAAAAGGCCATGACATCATAA
- the mciZ gene encoding Z-ring formation inhibitor MciZ encodes MKVYVLEKSVTLSGKSWEILQKLKQLQNQYVYINDWIADIHDQVPPTPLKRIK; translated from the coding sequence ATGAAAGTTTACGTATTGGAAAAAAGCGTTACTTTATCCGGAAAGAGTTGGGAAATCCTTCAAAAACTAAAACAATTACAAAATCAATATGTCTATATCAATGATTGGATTGCCGACATACATGATCAGGTGCCGCCCACTCCTCTAAAACGGATCAAGTGA
- a CDS encoding aldo/keto reductase, with product MKKRRLGNSDLLVSEIGLGCMSLGTVENQASEIIQAALDEGINYFDTADLYDFGMNEEIVGKNLKSVRDKVYIATKVGNRWNENKDSWSWDPSGAYIKTAVKDSLKRLGTDYIDLYQLHGGTISDNIGETVEAFEDLKKEGYIRHYGISSIRPNVIKEFTEKSELDSVMMQFNLLDRRPEEWLSLLANNQISIIARGPLAKGLLSEKMLEKANEDGYLDYSYHELKDLLPQIKDKLSDRKLNETALQYVLSHQSVATVVPGASSVQQLRENCQAANSPSLSKTELDILKRLTKANKYESHRE from the coding sequence ATGAAAAAACGCAGACTAGGAAATTCTGACTTGCTAGTTTCTGAAATCGGTCTCGGATGCATGTCATTGGGGACTGTTGAAAATCAGGCATCCGAAATCATACAGGCCGCTTTAGATGAAGGAATCAATTATTTTGATACTGCTGACTTATATGATTTCGGTATGAATGAAGAAATCGTCGGAAAGAATTTAAAATCGGTCCGCGATAAGGTATACATAGCCACCAAGGTCGGAAACCGCTGGAATGAAAATAAAGATTCCTGGAGCTGGGATCCTTCTGGCGCCTATATTAAAACGGCTGTAAAAGATAGCTTAAAGCGATTGGGTACTGATTATATTGATCTTTATCAGTTACATGGCGGCACCATTTCAGACAATATCGGAGAAACGGTAGAAGCATTTGAAGATTTGAAAAAAGAAGGCTATATCCGACATTATGGAATTTCCTCGATTCGTCCGAATGTAATCAAGGAATTCACTGAAAAGTCTGAGCTTGATTCCGTAATGATGCAGTTTAATCTACTCGACCGCCGCCCAGAAGAGTGGCTGTCCCTTTTGGCCAACAACCAGATCAGCATTATCGCCCGTGGCCCCCTTGCCAAAGGGCTGCTCAGTGAAAAAATGCTTGAAAAGGCAAATGAGGATGGATACCTTGACTATAGCTATCACGAACTTAAAGATTTGCTTCCGCAAATAAAGGACAAACTTTCTGATAGGAAGTTGAATGAAACGGCACTTCAATATGTATTGTCACATCAAAGCGTGGCTACCGTTGTACCAGGAGCAAGCTCAGTACAGCAGCTCCGTGAGAACTGCCAGGCCGCTAACAGCCCTTCACTGTCCAAAACCGAGTTGGATATCTTGAAGCGGTTGACCAAAGCGAACAAATATGAAAGTCACCGGGAGTAA
- a CDS encoding Ohr family peroxiredoxin produces MTKTLFTTSVTVDGGREGTAISADGNFTVDIAMPGTPRAKQMPEASNPEQLFAAGYAACFDSALQSVGKIERVSFDSKVTASVSLLMGEMHQYSLAVTLAVKGSGVDKETFETLVHKAHQMCPYSKAINGNVDVAFEIDVD; encoded by the coding sequence ATGACAAAAACATTATTTACAACGTCTGTAACAGTTGATGGCGGAAGAGAAGGAACGGCAATTTCTGCTGACGGCAACTTCACGGTTGATATTGCGATGCCTGGAACACCTAGGGCTAAACAGATGCCTGAAGCATCTAATCCGGAACAGCTTTTTGCAGCTGGATATGCTGCATGCTTTGATAGTGCTTTGCAATCAGTTGGTAAAATTGAACGCGTTTCTTTCGATTCCAAAGTCACCGCAAGCGTCAGTCTTTTGATGGGTGAGATGCATCAATACAGCTTGGCTGTAACTTTGGCCGTGAAGGGCTCCGGGGTCGACAAGGAGACATTCGAAACTCTTGTTCATAAAGCGCATCAAATGTGTCCTTATTCAAAAGCAATCAATGGCAATGTGGACGTCGCCTTTGAAATAGATGTAGATTAA
- a CDS encoding MarR family transcriptional regulator gives MQSKIEKVLEDQLCFLLYASSREMTKKYKPLLDKLEVTYPQYLVLLLLWEQDTLTVKKLGELLALDSGTLTPMLKRMEQNGLIVRERSSEDERSVMIKLTEKGLGLQEEACFIPDRISAMSGDDKKVVEDLKASLLQLLKTLQEF, from the coding sequence ATGCAAAGTAAAATAGAAAAAGTACTGGAAGACCAATTATGTTTCCTGCTTTATGCAAGTTCAAGGGAAATGACGAAGAAATATAAACCGCTGCTTGATAAACTCGAAGTGACATATCCTCAATATCTTGTTCTTCTTCTATTATGGGAACAGGATACACTTACAGTAAAAAAACTAGGGGAGCTCCTTGCCCTCGACTCAGGAACGCTTACCCCCATGTTGAAACGAATGGAGCAGAATGGCTTGATTGTCCGTGAACGTTCGTCTGAAGATGAACGGTCTGTCATGATTAAGTTGACGGAAAAGGGACTTGGTTTACAGGAAGAGGCCTGTTTCATTCCAGATCGCATTTCGGCAATGTCGGGTGATGATAAGAAGGTGGTTGAGGATTTAAAAGCTTCGCTGCTCCAACTATTGAAAACATTACAGGAATTTTAG
- a CDS encoding YqkE family protein — protein MKKKQQRNQNQSKNQDKDSSSLKLGDMINQDIMSQLRQKQKELNEAEQEKRAAEEEKKREERKRREKNKSFEELLGESNLNWKNYK, from the coding sequence GTGAAAAAGAAACAGCAGCGAAATCAAAATCAAAGCAAAAACCAAGATAAAGATTCATCTTCATTGAAACTTGGTGATATGATCAATCAAGATATCATGTCCCAGCTTCGTCAAAAGCAAAAGGAACTTAATGAGGCTGAACAAGAAAAAAGGGCAGCGGAAGAAGAAAAAAAACGCGAAGAAAGAAAGCGTCGGGAGAAGAATAAATCATTCGAAGAACTATTGGGTGAAAGCAATCTGAACTGGAAGAACTATAAATGA
- a CDS encoding alpha/beta hydrolase — MKKWWFTLAGILSYIIGVGIYFSNRIMYMKKKEDDFIQNREIMAKRLITEDFDNLPKTEIWVSSPSGYSLKCLFMEPHDTNKWVVISHGVTENKVNSIKYMNIFLKRGFNAIIYDHRRHGESGGKTSSYGHYEKFDLKAVIDELKRRKGPNLHIGIHGESMGAVTLLLYAGMLEDGADFYIADCPFSNFEDQIKHQLKHVVPLPSWTVFPLGRTFIKLRDGYWTNEVSPIDYMKNIRNPVLFIHSENDSFIPAYMTAELYAAKEGPKQLYIAKKGAHAQSYNENPREYEDQIDQFLKLV; from the coding sequence ATGAAGAAATGGTGGTTTACACTGGCTGGAATCCTATCGTATATCATCGGCGTCGGCATTTATTTTTCCAATCGGATCATGTACATGAAAAAGAAGGAAGATGATTTTATCCAGAATCGTGAAATCATGGCTAAACGCCTGATCACGGAGGATTTTGATAATCTGCCTAAAACGGAAATTTGGGTATCGTCACCATCCGGATATTCCTTGAAATGCTTGTTTATGGAACCGCATGATACAAATAAGTGGGTGGTCATTTCTCATGGTGTGACGGAGAACAAAGTCAATTCGATTAAGTACATGAACATTTTTCTTAAGCGGGGCTTCAATGCTATCATTTATGACCACCGCCGGCATGGGGAATCCGGTGGCAAGACGAGCAGTTATGGGCATTATGAAAAATTCGACCTGAAGGCCGTAATCGATGAATTGAAAAGACGTAAAGGTCCCAACCTTCATATTGGCATTCATGGAGAATCCATGGGGGCTGTAACACTGCTTTTATATGCCGGAATGCTTGAAGATGGTGCTGATTTTTACATTGCCGACTGTCCATTTTCAAATTTCGAGGATCAGATCAAACACCAGCTTAAACATGTAGTCCCACTTCCCTCTTGGACCGTGTTTCCGCTTGGGCGTACGTTCATCAAACTCCGGGATGGGTATTGGACCAATGAAGTATCACCAATCGATTATATGAAAAATATCCGAAACCCCGTGCTCTTCATCCATAGTGAAAACGACAGTTTCATTCCCGCTTACATGACAGCGGAATTATATGCAGCAAAAGAAGGCCCAAAGCAGCTGTACATCGCTAAAAAAGGGGCCCACGCTCAATCTTATAATGAAAATCCAAGAGAATATGAAGATCAAATCGATCAGTTTCTAAAACTTGTCTGA
- a CDS encoding iron-sulfur cluster biosynthesis family protein has protein sequence MYIEWTETAAEKIVDKVQGQEGYLQLKYDTDGCGCVVSGVTALWWVNEPEEGTEKVETNGIPLYVEKSKMIFLDEVMKIDFVPEANSFQLKSPNQILNPRMSFFNKI, from the coding sequence ATGTATATTGAATGGACGGAAACAGCGGCTGAGAAAATAGTCGATAAAGTACAGGGACAAGAAGGATATTTACAGTTGAAATATGATACTGATGGCTGTGGCTGCGTGGTAAGTGGTGTGACCGCGCTATGGTGGGTCAACGAACCTGAAGAAGGTACCGAAAAAGTGGAAACAAACGGGATTCCTCTATATGTGGAGAAATCAAAAATGATTTTTCTTGATGAAGTCATGAAAATAGACTTTGTTCCGGAAGCGAACAGCTTTCAATTAAAAAGTCCGAATCAAATCTTAAATCCGAGGATGAGCTTTTTTAATAAAATCTAA
- a CDS encoding YolD-like family protein has protein sequence MIRDRGRIKWTSMMLPEHVKMLRDWVVEDGYETKRILDEQQLEEMNAVMGEAMEERKDVTIAHYEGNRYQLLIGRIHYYNEPTQKLHIVDRFQQVYYIRLSDIADVRIME, from the coding sequence ATGATTCGCGATCGCGGCCGTATCAAATGGACATCGATGATGTTACCGGAGCATGTGAAGATGCTGCGGGATTGGGTGGTGGAGGATGGCTATGAAACGAAGCGCATCCTGGATGAGCAGCAACTGGAAGAAATGAATGCGGTAATGGGGGAAGCGATGGAGGAAAGAAAGGATGTTACGATTGCTCATTATGAAGGAAACCGGTATCAGCTGTTAATCGGCAGGATCCATTATTATAATGAGCCCACCCAAAAGCTTCATATTGTTGATCGGTTTCAGCAGGTTTACTATATCAGGCTTTCCGATATAGCGGATGTAAGGATAATGGAATGA
- a CDS encoding UV damage repair protein UvrX, whose protein sequence is MMDYGTMPKQSIMCIDMKSFYASCSAVMLGLDPLDCYLAVVGDLKRTGSIVLAASPKMKKEFGIKTGSRMFEIPNDPRIVVVEPKMATYLRVSTEITRLFNRYVPKEAIHVYSVDESFVKVDGAASLWGDARMIAEKIKDEIERELQLPCAIGIGPNMLMAKLCLDLDAKHKGIAQWKYEDVPSKLWPISPLREMWGIGRRVEKTLHGMGIFTVGQLANYDLELLEAKFGIMGNQLYHHAWGIDLSDMGAAIIEGQVSFGKSQILLRDYKEEHEVKQVMLEICEEVGRRARTHRKAGRTVSLSIGYSKDEFGGGFHRSRSISEPTNITMELYKVCLELFHENYKQKTVRSIEVRLSNIVDDNEMQLTLFDASRWKKRELSYTVDRIRHKYGAKSLLRAVSYTEAGTAVYRSRLLGGHKA, encoded by the coding sequence ATGATGGATTATGGAACGATGCCGAAACAATCAATTATGTGTATCGATATGAAAAGTTTTTATGCAAGCTGTTCAGCAGTCATGCTTGGTCTGGACCCGCTTGATTGTTATCTGGCAGTGGTTGGTGATTTGAAGAGGACAGGGAGCATTGTGCTCGCGGCTTCTCCAAAAATGAAGAAGGAATTTGGCATCAAGACAGGGTCGCGGATGTTTGAGATCCCGAATGATCCGAGGATTGTCGTCGTTGAACCTAAAATGGCGACCTATTTAAGGGTTTCGACGGAAATCACCCGCTTGTTTAACCGTTATGTGCCCAAAGAAGCGATTCACGTATATAGTGTGGACGAAAGTTTTGTGAAAGTCGATGGTGCCGCTTCTTTATGGGGAGATGCCCGGATGATAGCTGAAAAGATAAAGGATGAAATCGAACGCGAATTACAGCTCCCTTGTGCAATTGGAATTGGACCGAACATGCTTATGGCAAAACTTTGCCTTGATTTGGATGCCAAACATAAAGGGATTGCCCAATGGAAGTATGAGGATGTGCCAAGCAAACTTTGGCCGATTTCCCCGCTTCGTGAAATGTGGGGGATCGGCAGGCGCGTTGAAAAAACCCTTCATGGAATGGGGATATTTACGGTTGGGCAGCTTGCCAATTATGATCTTGAATTACTTGAAGCGAAGTTTGGAATTATGGGCAATCAGCTTTACCACCATGCGTGGGGAATAGATTTATCCGATATGGGGGCAGCGATCATCGAAGGGCAGGTAAGCTTCGGCAAAAGTCAAATCCTGCTGCGGGATTATAAGGAGGAGCATGAGGTAAAGCAGGTCATGCTGGAAATTTGCGAAGAAGTTGGAAGAAGGGCACGCACCCATCGCAAGGCAGGGAGAACGGTGAGCCTAAGCATTGGTTACAGCAAGGATGAGTTTGGCGGAGGTTTCCATCGTTCGCGTTCGATTAGCGAACCTACCAACATTACGATGGAGTTATATAAAGTTTGCCTGGAGCTTTTTCATGAGAACTATAAGCAAAAAACGGTTCGGAGCATAGAGGTCAGACTCTCGAATATTGTGGATGATAACGAAATGCAGCTGACTTTATTTGATGCTTCGCGCTGGAAGAAGCGGGAATTGAGTTACACGGTTGATCGAATCCGCCATAAATATGGAGCCAAATCGTTATTGCGTGCGGTTTCGTATACGGAAGCGGGTACAGCCGTTTACCGAAGCAGGCTGCTTGGTGGGCATAAGGCGTAA
- a CDS encoding NlpC/P60 family protein — translation MKKWIASAAVASAMMLTPLQAFANIGDQTLRPGMTHSDVKQLQQLLKTKGYFTYTGSLTTYYGTYSVSAVKKFQKAKGLTADGIAGRGTFNALGVYNVNNTSLVSYAKTLIGKPYKWGGTTPTGFDCSGFVYYVFQKSQGITLPRTTSLLYSNTGLKVSSPAKGDLVFFDTSSGRTGVSHVGIYIGNGQFISATSSKGITITDMDNSYWKPKYLGAKTL, via the coding sequence ATGAAGAAATGGATCGCTTCAGCTGCTGTTGCATCTGCCATGATGCTAACCCCACTGCAAGCCTTTGCAAATATTGGAGATCAAACCCTCAGACCCGGAATGACACACAGCGATGTCAAACAACTACAACAACTTTTAAAAACCAAAGGTTATTTCACATATACAGGTTCACTGACTACATATTACGGCACCTATTCTGTATCTGCAGTAAAAAAATTCCAAAAAGCCAAAGGGTTAACTGCCGATGGGATTGCCGGCCGAGGCACATTTAATGCGCTTGGTGTTTATAATGTCAATAATACAAGCCTGGTAAGCTATGCAAAAACCTTAATAGGCAAACCTTACAAATGGGGCGGGACGACACCGACTGGATTCGACTGCTCGGGCTTCGTCTATTATGTATTCCAGAAATCACAAGGAATTACCTTACCGCGTACAACATCATTGCTCTATTCCAATACAGGTTTAAAAGTATCTTCACCAGCTAAGGGTGATCTTGTATTCTTTGATACTTCTTCTGGAAGAACAGGAGTATCCCATGTTGGGATCTATATCGGAAATGGTCAATTCATTAGTGCTACGTCTTCTAAAGGAATAACCATCACGGATATGGATAATTCTTATTGGAAACCAAAATATTTAGGTGCGAAAACTTTATAA
- a CDS encoding DUF3221 domain-containing protein, whose amino-acid sequence MKMIVNLYISIFVALILGSCQSPDWNMEEVIDKGEEGFITDLDDKRILIKGTYYKVTNDTYIQDQHGNDLEYSDLEIGMKVKPWHRGGVKKSFPGKAEAELILVLTDEKSLAEQRAVTAAINHVSKAESQRFMVLEVVHLPLEHVYNIEMMNRSNLDSSFIVTVEDLTDEILYIK is encoded by the coding sequence ATGAAGATGATAGTGAACCTTTATATCTCTATATTCGTTGCCCTTATTCTGGGTAGCTGCCAATCTCCTGATTGGAACATGGAGGAAGTCATTGATAAGGGGGAAGAAGGTTTCATTACGGATCTGGACGATAAAAGGATTTTGATTAAAGGGACGTATTATAAGGTGACCAATGATACATATATTCAAGATCAACATGGTAATGACCTCGAGTATTCCGACCTGGAAATCGGGATGAAAGTGAAGCCATGGCACCGGGGCGGGGTGAAGAAATCATTTCCTGGGAAAGCGGAAGCGGAACTGATTCTTGTTTTGACGGATGAAAAAAGCTTAGCCGAACAAAGGGCGGTCACTGCTGCCATCAATCATGTCAGCAAAGCGGAAAGTCAGCGATTCATGGTTCTCGAAGTCGTCCATTTACCATTAGAGCATGTTTATAATATCGAAATGATGAATCGTTCAAACTTAGACTCTTCATTCATCGTGACAGTAGAGGATTTAACGGATGAAATATTATATATAAAATAA
- a CDS encoding SDR family oxidoreductase: MNKLQGKVIVITGASGGIGKEVAIQSAKQGARLVLLARSLDKLLQLKNELITQYGIDAYAYKLDVADTDQVTNVFNDIHAQIGEVDVLVNNAGFGTFKEAQDTELNETKAMFAVNVIGLMACTKLVLPYMKQRKAGHIINIASQAGKIATPKSTLYSSTKFAVLGYSNALRLELMDDHVFVTTVNPGPIETNFFNIADESGTYLKNVEKFMLKPGDVAAKIVAAMLTNKREINLPGWMNLAGKWYNMFPKITETLGKKAFFKK, from the coding sequence TTGAATAAGTTGCAAGGCAAAGTTATTGTTATTACCGGTGCTTCCGGAGGGATTGGCAAGGAAGTTGCCATTCAAAGTGCAAAGCAGGGAGCCCGTCTCGTCCTCTTGGCCAGAAGCCTGGATAAATTACTGCAGCTAAAGAATGAACTGATCACCCAATATGGGATTGATGCATATGCCTATAAGCTTGATGTTGCAGATACTGATCAGGTGACAAATGTATTTAATGATATCCATGCGCAAATAGGAGAAGTGGATGTGTTGGTCAACAATGCTGGTTTCGGCACATTTAAAGAAGCACAGGATACGGAATTAAATGAAACGAAAGCAATGTTTGCTGTCAACGTCATTGGATTAATGGCCTGCACAAAGCTGGTTCTCCCGTATATGAAGCAGAGAAAAGCGGGGCATATCATCAACATAGCTTCACAGGCCGGTAAAATCGCCACTCCTAAATCAACATTGTACTCTTCGACCAAGTTCGCTGTTCTTGGTTATTCAAACGCACTTCGGCTCGAGCTGATGGATGATCATGTTTTTGTGACTACCGTCAATCCTGGCCCTATAGAAACGAATTTCTTTAACATTGCGGATGAATCAGGTACATACTTAAAGAATGTTGAAAAATTCATGCTTAAGCCTGGAGATGTCGCTGCCAAAATCGTAGCGGCGATGCTGACCAATAAGAGGGAAATCAATCTCCCTGGCTGGATGAATTTAGCTGGGAAATGGTATAACATGTTTCCAAAGATCACTGAAACATTAGGAAAAAAAGCATTTTTTAAAAAGTAG
- a CDS encoding MBL fold metallo-hydrolase yields MANWNGDIAKLALPTPFAVGDVNVYVVKGDALTLFDTGVKTKRSKEALTNGLGDLGLKLTDIEQIILTHHHPDHAGALDFFEKEIPVYGHKNNQRWLTISDEFLETHNRFFLDYATKFGVAEELKNKLIHNRDEISFLSERKLQGYLAEGDELPGLPGWKVIETPGHAQSHLSFYRESDGVMIAGDHLLAKISPNPLMEPPLLPGGMRPRPLLQYNASLQKLLDFSISTVYSGHGSEVEGDAVADLIQYRFERQHNRAMQVKSMLQDRPLSAFEVCQQLFPKVYLQEVGLTLSETVGQLDYLEDLGEVETEIQSGVILYSIA; encoded by the coding sequence ATGGCGAATTGGAATGGAGATATTGCAAAACTTGCTTTGCCCACGCCGTTTGCAGTGGGTGATGTGAATGTTTATGTAGTTAAAGGTGATGCTTTAACGTTATTCGATACTGGAGTGAAAACAAAACGATCAAAGGAAGCCCTGACTAACGGGCTTGGGGATTTGGGTCTGAAACTGACTGATATCGAACAAATCATTTTAACCCATCATCATCCTGATCATGCTGGTGCACTCGATTTCTTTGAAAAGGAAATCCCGGTTTATGGACACAAAAACAATCAGCGCTGGCTGACTATCAGTGATGAATTCCTTGAAACCCATAATCGTTTTTTCCTTGATTATGCCACAAAGTTCGGGGTGGCAGAAGAGTTGAAAAATAAACTGATCCATAATCGCGACGAAATCAGTTTCCTTAGTGAACGGAAGCTTCAAGGATATTTGGCTGAGGGTGATGAGCTCCCTGGTCTTCCAGGCTGGAAAGTGATCGAGACCCCAGGGCATGCTCAAAGCCATTTATCATTTTACCGGGAAAGTGACGGTGTCATGATCGCAGGCGATCACTTGCTTGCCAAGATCTCACCTAATCCATTAATGGAACCACCTTTACTTCCCGGAGGCATGAGGCCTCGTCCGTTACTGCAATATAATGCATCACTTCAGAAATTATTGGATTTTTCCATATCCACTGTTTACTCTGGACATGGATCTGAAGTGGAAGGAGATGCGGTTGCCGACTTGATTCAATATCGATTTGAGCGGCAGCATAACCGTGCCATGCAGGTGAAAAGCATGCTTCAAGATAGGCCTTTATCTGCCTTTGAAGTGTGTCAGCAGCTTTTTCCGAAAGTATACCTTCAGGAAGTGGGCCTGACACTTTCGGAAACGGTCGGTCAGCTGGACTATTTAGAAGACTTGGGTGAAGTCGAAACAGAAATCCAATCAGGGGTCATTCTGTATTCAATCGCTTAA
- the proC gene encoding pyrroline-5-carboxylate reductase translates to MKKIAFIGAGSMAEAIISGLVTQQVIEPANIFVTNKSNDERFDYLKNQYGVTATRSLQKLVQDASLVVLAVKPKDILETMQSIKEYIREEMLFISVVAGVHTTSLEGIANKRFSIVRAMPNTSAAVGKSATALAANGHTKDSQLQTAITLFETVGMVAVVEETQLDAVTGLSGSGPAYIYYLVEALEKSAEKIGLDSETAKQLILQTLMGAADMLQKSPKTPAVLRKEVTSPGGTTEAGLKALQAHQVEEAFIACVQEATEQSKRMGNQISKELAKYVVSQ, encoded by the coding sequence ATGAAAAAAATCGCGTTTATCGGAGCTGGATCGATGGCAGAAGCAATCATTTCGGGGCTGGTGACCCAACAGGTAATTGAACCAGCAAATATTTTTGTAACAAATAAATCAAATGATGAACGGTTTGATTATTTAAAGAACCAATATGGTGTAACTGCCACAAGATCGCTGCAGAAATTAGTACAGGATGCAAGCCTTGTCGTACTGGCGGTGAAACCGAAAGATATTTTAGAAACGATGCAATCAATAAAAGAATACATTCGTGAGGAAATGCTGTTCATTTCCGTTGTTGCCGGGGTTCATACAACAAGCTTGGAAGGAATCGCCAACAAGCGGTTCTCGATTGTCCGTGCCATGCCTAATACATCGGCAGCTGTAGGAAAATCAGCAACGGCCCTTGCGGCTAACGGTCATACGAAAGACTCGCAATTACAAACGGCGATTACCCTTTTTGAAACGGTAGGTATGGTGGCAGTGGTCGAAGAAACCCAGCTAGATGCGGTAACAGGCTTATCAGGCAGTGGTCCGGCTTATATTTATTACTTAGTCGAGGCATTGGAAAAATCAGCAGAAAAAATAGGTCTCGATTCCGAAACCGCCAAGCAATTGATTCTACAGACACTGATGGGTGCGGCCGATATGTTACAGAAATCACCTAAAACGCCTGCCGTACTAAGAAAGGAAGTAACTTCACCAGGTGGAACGACTGAAGCAGGTCTGAAAGCACTTCAAGCACATCAAGTGGAAGAAGCATTCATTGCCTGTGTACAAGAAGCGACAGAGCAATCGAAGCGAATGGGCAATCAAATAAGTAAAGAACTAGCCAAATATGTAGTTTCGCAGTAA
- a CDS encoding VOC family protein, with product MNRINIITLGVRDITESLRFYRDGLGFRTSIKEDEDEPAIVFFNNAGTKLALYPLEELAKDINEKEPPKKKGFPGLTLAYNAKSIEEVDDVINKAEKAGGTIEKSPQDVVWGGYSGYFSDLDGYYWEVAYSKDWSFDENDMLIIK from the coding sequence ATGAACAGGATCAACATTATAACTTTAGGTGTCAGGGATATTACTGAATCATTAAGGTTTTACCGGGACGGGTTGGGGTTCCGTACATCGATTAAAGAGGACGAAGACGAACCCGCAATCGTTTTTTTTAATAATGCCGGAACGAAACTTGCTTTGTATCCTTTAGAGGAGCTGGCCAAAGACATCAATGAGAAGGAACCGCCTAAGAAAAAGGGTTTCCCGGGTCTTACGCTCGCTTATAATGCTAAATCAATTGAAGAAGTGGATGATGTGATCAACAAGGCTGAAAAGGCTGGGGGAACAATCGAGAAATCACCTCAGGATGTTGTTTGGGGAGGATACAGCGGATATTTTTCAGACCTCGATGGTTACTATTGGGAGGTTGCGTATTCAAAGGATTGGAGTTTCGATGAAAATGATATGTTGATTATAAAGTAA
- a CDS encoding MerR family transcriptional regulator — MNTSAVARLLNVSHSTIQRWVTQLNMEVERNQLGHYQFSDEDIALLRKIQDQLNEGIILQKVSISEKKIRKATIQKHSEPDKEHDQLLERVTRLENGLKTKADDVVSYQLLQHRSEMEEMHKLVKKLEARIEALETPMGQPFDYFLAAEEAAATKKTKKKPFIKMIFGNRKNDSSSWSTADSD; from the coding sequence ATGAATACAAGTGCAGTTGCCCGGTTACTGAATGTTTCCCATAGTACGATTCAACGCTGGGTCACCCAATTGAACATGGAAGTAGAACGGAATCAGCTTGGCCACTACCAGTTTTCGGATGAAGACATTGCATTATTGAGAAAAATCCAAGATCAGCTGAACGAGGGCATCATTCTCCAAAAGGTCAGCATCTCAGAGAAAAAGATTAGAAAAGCAACCATCCAGAAACACTCCGAACCGGATAAAGAACATGATCAACTGCTAGAACGGGTCACCAGGCTTGAAAATGGTCTGAAAACAAAAGCGGACGATGTTGTATCCTATCAGCTTTTACAGCACAGAAGTGAAATGGAAGAAATGCACAAACTCGTTAAGAAACTCGAAGCCCGTATCGAAGCGTTAGAAACACCAATGGGTCAGCCGTTTGATTATTTCCTTGCGGCTGAAGAAGCTGCTGCCACTAAAAAGACGAAGAAAAAGCCATTCATAAAAATGATTTTTGGAAACAGAAAGAACGATAGTTCATCATGGAGCACAGCCGACAGCGATTAA